One part of the Burkholderia vietnamiensis LMG 10929 genome encodes these proteins:
- the wrbA gene encoding NAD(P)H:quinone oxidoreductase — MAKVLVLYYSSYGHVETMAQHVAEGAKSVPGVEVTLKRVPETIPVDQAKAIGVKVDQAAPVATVDELANYDAIIFGTPTRFGNMAGQMRTFLDQTGGLWMKGALVGKIGSVFASTGTQHGGQETTITSFHTTLLHHGMVIVGVPYACSGLVDMKEITGGTPYGATTLAGADGSRQPSANELDIARYQGKHVAQLAAKLAA, encoded by the coding sequence ATGGCCAAGGTACTCGTCCTTTACTACTCGTCCTACGGGCACGTCGAAACGATGGCGCAGCACGTCGCGGAAGGCGCGAAATCGGTGCCCGGCGTCGAGGTCACGCTCAAGCGCGTGCCGGAGACCATTCCCGTCGACCAGGCGAAGGCGATCGGCGTCAAGGTCGACCAGGCCGCGCCGGTGGCTACCGTCGACGAACTCGCGAACTACGATGCGATCATCTTCGGCACGCCGACCCGCTTCGGCAACATGGCCGGCCAGATGCGCACGTTCCTCGACCAGACCGGCGGCCTGTGGATGAAGGGCGCGCTGGTCGGCAAGATCGGCAGCGTGTTCGCGTCGACCGGCACGCAGCACGGCGGCCAGGAAACGACGATCACGTCGTTCCACACGACGCTGCTGCACCACGGGATGGTGATCGTCGGCGTGCCGTACGCCTGCAGCGGGCTCGTCGACATGAAGGAAATCACCGGCGGCACGCCGTACGGCGCCACGACGCTCGCCGGCGCGGACGGCAGCCGCCAGCCGAGCGCGAACGAACTGGACATCGCGCGCTATCAGGGCAAGCACGTCGCGCAATTGGCGGCGAAGCTCGCGGCCTAA
- a CDS encoding H-NS family nucleoid-associated regulatory protein encodes MTQALQDLEAQLRDLNIKLSEARQKEKQAALAAFREQVQLLGITQQEVLSALGYIVQRKRKAPAKYYDPTTGRSWSGRGPRPKWLEGKDLDALLVDREAKTWWPGDDQG; translated from the coding sequence ATGACTCAGGCTCTGCAGGACCTCGAAGCACAACTTCGGGACCTGAACATCAAGCTGTCGGAAGCCAGGCAGAAAGAAAAGCAGGCCGCGCTCGCGGCATTCAGGGAGCAGGTTCAGTTGCTGGGTATCACGCAGCAGGAAGTGCTGAGCGCGCTCGGCTACATCGTGCAGCGAAAACGCAAGGCGCCTGCGAAGTACTACGATCCGACGACCGGCCGCTCGTGGTCGGGTCGCGGCCCGCGGCCGAAATGGCTCGAAGGCAAGGACCTCGACGCGCTGCTCGTCGATCGCGAAGCCAAAACCTGGTGGCCCGGCGACGATCAGGGCTGA
- a CDS encoding LysR family transcriptional regulator, producing MELNDLRIFVATVDAGSFTAAADQLMLSKQFVSRRTMALEASLGVRLLHRNTRNLAVTESGHEFYARAQRILAEVADAEQAMSVRSTELHGSLKISAPLSFGITHVSPLIAEFLRAHPAVRLNLDLTDRRVDLIGEGFDLVLRIGALEDSTLIARPLGAWKMIACASPAYLERQGTPASPAELAGHTCLMYGRERRVGWEFRVDGVARTFDVQGPLVANNGEVVRDAATAGLGIALLPEFIVGAALDGGALVPVLDAYAPAPLTLNAVFPQHREGFVTLRTFIGFLAERLGHAVSAA from the coding sequence ATGGAACTCAACGATCTGAGAATCTTCGTCGCGACGGTCGACGCGGGCAGCTTCACGGCCGCGGCCGACCAATTGATGTTGTCGAAGCAGTTCGTGAGCCGGCGCACGATGGCGCTCGAAGCGTCGCTCGGTGTGCGGCTCCTGCATCGCAATACGCGCAATCTCGCGGTGACGGAGTCGGGTCACGAGTTCTACGCGCGCGCGCAGCGGATCCTGGCGGAAGTCGCCGACGCCGAGCAGGCGATGTCGGTGCGCAGCACCGAGCTGCACGGGTCGCTGAAGATCAGCGCGCCGCTGTCGTTTGGCATCACGCATGTGTCGCCGCTGATCGCCGAATTCCTGCGCGCGCATCCGGCCGTGCGGCTGAACCTCGACCTGACCGACCGGCGCGTCGACCTGATCGGCGAAGGTTTCGACCTCGTGCTGCGGATCGGTGCGCTCGAGGATTCGACGCTGATCGCGCGTCCGTTGGGCGCATGGAAAATGATCGCGTGCGCGAGCCCCGCCTATCTGGAGCGGCAGGGCACGCCCGCGTCGCCCGCGGAGCTGGCCGGCCATACGTGCCTGATGTACGGGCGCGAGCGGCGCGTCGGCTGGGAATTCCGGGTCGACGGCGTGGCGCGCACGTTCGACGTGCAAGGCCCGCTCGTCGCGAACAACGGCGAGGTCGTGCGCGATGCGGCGACCGCCGGGCTCGGCATCGCGCTGCTGCCGGAGTTCATCGTCGGCGCCGCGCTCGACGGCGGCGCGCTGGTGCCGGTGCTCGATGCGTATGCGCCGGCGCCGCTCACGCTGAACGCGGTGTTCCCGCAGCATCGGGAAGGCTTCGTGACGCTGCGCACGTTCATCGGGTTTCTCGCCGAGCGGCTCGGACACGCGGTATCGGCTGCATAG
- a CDS encoding dTDP-4-dehydrorhamnose reductase family protein → MSQPTILLIGASGLLGRAVAAALSREASLTLVATIRNADTAGARRVALPPEHTARLDVLDQPALERLFDARRPSAVIVCAAERRPDVCENDPAAARAINVDAPARIGALAARYGAWTLGISTDYVFDGRAAPYREDATPNPLNVYGRTKLDGEAALLAASPLACVLRLPLLYGPIVDWRESAVTSLVPAIVAAAQPRAEPARMDAWAIRYPTYTPDVAQVIRDLTLRHLAGAPVTGIRHWSAEEPMTKYDIAQRLAAALGHRAALAPIHAPTDATPRPYDCHLDASRVRALGIDHATPFDAGLLAVLADAPPLP, encoded by the coding sequence GTGTCGCAACCGACCATCCTTCTCATCGGCGCGTCCGGCCTGCTCGGCCGTGCGGTTGCCGCCGCGCTGTCGCGCGAAGCGTCGCTGACGCTGGTCGCGACCATCCGGAACGCAGATACCGCCGGCGCCCGGCGGGTCGCGTTGCCGCCGGAACACACCGCCCGTCTCGACGTTCTGGACCAGCCCGCGCTCGAACGGCTGTTCGATGCGCGGCGGCCGTCCGCCGTGATCGTCTGCGCGGCCGAGCGTCGTCCGGACGTATGCGAGAACGACCCGGCCGCCGCGCGTGCGATCAACGTCGACGCGCCGGCGCGCATCGGCGCGCTCGCCGCGCGCTACGGCGCATGGACGCTCGGCATCTCGACCGACTACGTGTTCGACGGCCGGGCCGCGCCGTACCGCGAAGACGCCACGCCGAATCCGCTGAACGTGTACGGCCGCACGAAGCTCGACGGCGAGGCGGCGTTGCTCGCCGCGTCGCCGCTCGCGTGTGTGCTGCGGCTGCCGCTGCTGTACGGGCCGATCGTCGACTGGCGCGAGTCGGCGGTCACGAGCCTCGTGCCGGCGATCGTCGCGGCCGCGCAGCCGCGCGCCGAGCCGGCGCGCATGGATGCGTGGGCGATCCGCTATCCGACGTACACGCCGGACGTCGCGCAGGTCATCCGCGACCTGACGCTGCGCCATCTGGCCGGCGCGCCGGTCACCGGCATCCGTCATTGGTCGGCCGAGGAGCCGATGACGAAATACGACATCGCCCAACGGCTCGCGGCCGCGTTGGGGCACCGCGCGGCGCTCGCGCCGATCCATGCGCCGACCGATGCCACGCCGCGCCCATACGATTGCCACCTCGATGCGTCGCGCGTGCGCGCGCTCGGCATCGACCATGCGACGCCGTTCGACGCCGGCTTGCTCGCCGTATTGGCCGACGCGCCGCCGCTGCCGTGA
- a CDS encoding pirin family protein, translating into MIETRAANQRGRAEHGWLSSRHTFSFANYYDPKQVGFSDLLVINDDRVAPGRGFGTHPHRDMEILSYVLEGALEHKDSMGTGSVIVPGDVQLMSAGTGVRHSEFNHSPETPVHFLQIWVGPAEKGAEPRYQQTNIAAADKRGKLTPIVSPNGDAGSLKIRQDTRIYAGLFDGDERATLEFAPDRYAYVHVARGSVTVNGVTLGEGDGARIRDERTLTFADGHDAEVLVFDLRPVEVTADWA; encoded by the coding sequence ATGATCGAGACTCGTGCAGCAAACCAACGTGGCCGTGCCGAGCATGGCTGGCTCAGCTCCCGTCATACGTTTTCGTTCGCGAATTACTACGATCCGAAGCAAGTCGGCTTCTCCGACCTGCTGGTGATCAACGACGACCGCGTCGCACCGGGCCGCGGCTTCGGCACCCACCCGCACCGCGACATGGAAATCCTGTCGTACGTGCTCGAAGGCGCGCTGGAGCACAAGGATTCGATGGGCACCGGGTCGGTGATCGTGCCGGGCGACGTGCAGCTGATGAGCGCCGGCACCGGCGTGCGTCACAGCGAGTTCAACCACTCGCCGGAAACGCCCGTGCACTTCCTGCAGATCTGGGTCGGGCCTGCCGAGAAGGGCGCCGAGCCGCGCTATCAGCAGACCAATATCGCGGCAGCGGACAAGCGCGGCAAGCTCACGCCGATCGTGTCGCCCAACGGTGACGCCGGTTCGCTGAAGATCCGGCAGGACACGCGGATCTACGCGGGCCTGTTCGACGGCGACGAGCGCGCGACGCTCGAGTTCGCGCCGGACCGCTATGCGTACGTCCACGTGGCGCGCGGCAGCGTGACGGTCAACGGCGTGACGCTCGGCGAAGGCGACGGCGCGCGCATCCGCGACGAACGGACGCTGACGTTCGCCGACGGTCACGACGCCGAGGTGCTGGTATTCGACCTGCGCCCGGTCGAAGTGACGGCCGACTGGGCATGA
- a CDS encoding DoxX family protein, whose translation MRYVSLESKKDELLLAARVLMMILFVLFGWQKLTGFSGTVAYMASTGAPSPELSAVIAVAVELVGGALIALGFYTRPLALLFAAYTLATALIGHRYWALQGMDQYVAMINFYKNVSIIGGLLLLALTGPGRYSFDRK comes from the coding sequence ATGCGTTACGTATCGCTGGAGTCGAAGAAGGACGAGCTGCTGCTGGCCGCTCGCGTGTTGATGATGATTCTGTTCGTGTTGTTCGGCTGGCAGAAGCTGACCGGTTTCTCCGGTACGGTCGCATACATGGCGTCGACGGGCGCACCGTCTCCCGAGCTGTCCGCGGTGATCGCGGTGGCGGTCGAACTGGTCGGCGGCGCGCTGATCGCGCTCGGCTTCTACACGCGGCCGCTGGCGCTGCTGTTCGCGGCGTACACGCTCGCGACCGCGTTGATCGGGCATCGCTACTGGGCGCTGCAGGGGATGGATCAGTACGTCGCGATGATCAACTTCTACAAGAACGTCAGCATCATCGGCGGCCTGCTGTTGCTCGCGCTCACCGGGCCGGGGCGGTATTCGTTCGACCGCAAGTAA
- a CDS encoding lysozyme inhibitor LprI family protein: MRASAALPARASRHAIPHVLAAAAWLTALPMATHAAGFDCAKAASPTEHAICADARLSALDGQLATAWQKARAKGGDTAALKAAQLKWLAQRDRCGGDASCIADRYRERLAILNGAPLAPDRWQQTWYRDSANPSLGGVLTITGTAPHLHFELSGNNGANTGDLAGDLALHGDAGTFRQDRCRLDFSRHGSRVRVTQQGSDADCGAGAGVVYSGDYVTASQAQASPPADLVTLKVLDDARQDAIAHKLLGADYQTLVDMINNRDDERDLDGLNAKVTSYWVRGIATTNAAIVMRRDTDLWIGLLVFDAHNDVRMRYYTNVPAWKKTVPKTLRAWHDKLDSSYPIDLM, from the coding sequence ATGCGCGCGAGCGCAGCGCTTCCCGCCCGCGCGTCGCGCCACGCGATTCCGCACGTTCTCGCGGCGGCCGCATGGCTGACCGCGCTGCCGATGGCCACCCATGCGGCCGGTTTCGACTGTGCGAAGGCCGCTTCGCCGACCGAACACGCAATCTGCGCGGACGCACGCCTGTCCGCGCTGGACGGTCAACTCGCGACCGCATGGCAGAAGGCGCGCGCGAAAGGCGGCGATACGGCCGCGCTGAAGGCCGCCCAACTGAAATGGCTCGCGCAGCGCGATCGCTGCGGCGGCGACGCCTCGTGCATCGCCGATCGCTATCGCGAGCGCCTTGCGATCCTGAACGGCGCGCCGCTCGCGCCCGACCGCTGGCAGCAGACCTGGTATCGCGACAGCGCCAACCCGTCCCTTGGCGGCGTGCTGACGATTACCGGCACGGCGCCGCATCTTCACTTCGAATTGAGCGGCAACAACGGCGCGAACACCGGCGATCTGGCCGGCGATCTCGCGCTGCACGGCGACGCCGGCACGTTTCGGCAGGACCGATGCCGGCTCGACTTCAGCCGTCACGGATCGCGCGTGCGCGTGACGCAGCAGGGCAGCGACGCCGATTGCGGTGCCGGCGCGGGCGTCGTCTATTCGGGCGACTACGTGACCGCGTCGCAGGCGCAGGCGAGCCCGCCGGCGGATCTCGTCACGCTGAAGGTGCTGGACGACGCGCGGCAGGACGCGATCGCGCACAAGCTGCTCGGCGCGGATTACCAGACGCTCGTCGACATGATCAATAACCGCGACGACGAGCGCGACCTCGACGGCCTGAATGCAAAAGTGACGTCGTACTGGGTGCGCGGCATCGCGACGACGAACGCCGCGATCGTGATGCGCCGCGACACCGATCTGTGGATCGGGCTCCTCGTGTTCGACGCCCACAACGACGTGCGGATGCGGTACTACACGAACGTCCCGGCGTGGAAAAAGACCGTGCCGAAAACGCTGCGCGCGTGGCACGACAAGCTCGACAGCAGCTATCCAATCGACCTGATGTGA
- a CDS encoding MFS transporter, whose amino-acid sequence MAANLEPSSLGDAASPRVEEAGRYAWKALAGAAIGYAMDGFDLLILGFMLPAITAALHLTPAQGGALVTWTLIGAVAGGILFGALSDRYGRVRVLTWTIMLFAIFTGLCAFAQGFRDLLVYRTIAGIGLGGEFGIGMALAAEAWPAAKRARVSCYVALGWQAGVLLAALLTPPLLGHIGWRGMFALGVVPALLAWALRNRLHEPVAFVQRATQPRTNAFRMLVADARTARTSVGIAVLCSVQNFGYYGIMIWLPTFLSKQMGFSLTKSGLWTAVTVVGMMIGVWTFGQLADRIGRKPTFLLYQLGAVATVIAYARLSDPTTMLWAGALMGMFVNGMVGGYGTLMSEGYPTAARATAQNVLWNIGRAVGGFGPVAVGALAAHYSFQTAIALLAGLYVLDMAATLFLIPELNGVELE is encoded by the coding sequence ATGGCAGCCAACCTTGAACCTTCGTCGCTCGGCGACGCGGCGTCGCCGCGCGTCGAGGAGGCCGGGCGTTACGCGTGGAAGGCGCTCGCGGGCGCCGCGATCGGCTACGCGATGGACGGCTTCGATCTGCTGATCCTCGGCTTCATGCTGCCGGCGATCACGGCGGCGTTGCACTTGACGCCCGCGCAGGGCGGGGCGCTCGTCACGTGGACGCTGATCGGCGCGGTGGCGGGCGGCATTCTGTTCGGCGCCCTGAGCGACCGCTATGGCCGCGTGCGCGTGCTGACCTGGACGATCATGCTGTTCGCGATCTTCACCGGCCTGTGCGCATTCGCCCAGGGCTTTCGCGACCTGCTCGTCTACCGGACCATCGCCGGCATCGGCCTGGGCGGCGAGTTCGGAATCGGCATGGCGCTCGCGGCCGAAGCGTGGCCGGCCGCCAAACGCGCGCGCGTGTCGTGCTACGTGGCGCTCGGCTGGCAGGCCGGCGTGCTGCTGGCGGCGCTGCTGACGCCGCCGCTGCTGGGCCATATCGGCTGGCGCGGAATGTTCGCGCTCGGCGTGGTGCCCGCCTTGCTCGCATGGGCGCTGCGCAACCGGCTGCACGAGCCCGTAGCGTTCGTGCAGCGTGCTACGCAGCCGCGCACCAACGCGTTTCGCATGCTCGTCGCCGACGCGCGCACCGCGCGCACGAGCGTCGGCATCGCGGTCCTGTGCTCGGTCCAGAACTTCGGCTACTACGGCATCATGATCTGGCTGCCGACCTTCCTGTCGAAGCAGATGGGCTTTTCGCTGACGAAGTCCGGCCTGTGGACGGCGGTCACCGTCGTCGGGATGATGATCGGCGTCTGGACCTTCGGGCAGCTCGCCGATCGCATCGGCCGCAAGCCGACGTTCCTGCTGTACCAGCTCGGCGCGGTCGCGACCGTCATCGCGTACGCCCGGCTGTCCGACCCGACGACGATGCTGTGGGCCGGTGCGCTGATGGGCATGTTCGTGAATGGGATGGTCGGCGGCTACGGCACGCTGATGTCCGAAGGCTATCCGACCGCCGCGCGCGCCACCGCGCAGAACGTGCTGTGGAACATCGGCCGCGCGGTCGGCGGCTTCGGGCCGGTGGCGGTCGGCGCACTCGCCGCGCACTACTCGTTTCAGACGGCCATCGCGCTGCTCGCCGGCCTCTATGTGCTCGACATGGCCGCGACGCTGTTCCTGATCCCCGAACTCAACGGCGTCGAACTCGAATGA